From Xanthomonas citri pv. mangiferaeindicae:
ACGGCCGCCGCATCCGCCGTGCCTTCGTCGCGCCGCCCGGCCGCCGGCTGGTCGCGTGCGATTACTCGCAGATCGAGCTGCGGATCATGGCCCACCTGTCCGAGGACGCTGGTCTGATCGGCGCGTTCGAGACCGGGGTCGACGTGCACCGCGCGACCGCGGCCGAGGTCTTCGGCCGGCCGCTCGACCAAGTGACGGCGAACGAGCGCCGCGCCGCCAAGGCGATCAACTTCGGGCTGATGTACGGCATGAGCGCGTTCGGCTTGGCACGCAATCTCGGCGTCGGCCGCGGCGAGGCCCAGGACTACATCGCGCTGTATTTCTCCCGCTATCCGGGCGTGCGCGATTTCATGGAGCGGACCCGCCAGCAGGCGCGCGAGACCGGCTTCGTCGAGACCGTGTTCGGGCGCCGCCTGACGCTGGACTTCATCCAGCGCGGCAACGCCTCGCAGCGCGCGGGCGCCGAGCGCGCTGCGATCAACGCGCCGATGCAGGGCACCGCGGCGGACATCATCAAGCGCGCGATGGTCGCCGTCGACGACTGGCTGGCGGGCCATGCCGCGCAGGCCAAGATGATCCTGCAGGTGCATGACGAACTGGTATTCGAGGCCGATGCCGACTTCGTCGAGCCGCTGCTGGCCGGCGTGGTGCCGAGAATGACTGGGGCTGCCGAACTGCGGGTGCCGCTGGTGGTGGATTGCGGCGTCGGCGACAACTGGGATCAGGCGCACTGATCCCGGCCAGGCGGTGCGTGCGCACCTGGGCCGGCGCTGCTGGATTTGCCGCACTGCGGCACGTCGGAGAGTGCAGCGCGACGGAGTAAATGCAGCCTGAATTTGCCCGAAAATTGAATGCCGCCTTCACGAACCATCAATGCGTCGGGTGGTCTCATACTCGCGACAGATGCAAGGTCTGTCGCAGATCTCTCCCTTCCCCTGGAGTGATCGACCGGAACCAACAGGCTTCTCCCCGAGCCCGGTTCCCGAGCCCCGTAGGCCCCCCTGCCTACGGGGCTTTTTTATGTCCGCCTGCCACGTATTGGAGCTCGACGCCGGATGGGCGGCAGCCAGCGCGCCGGAAGCCGCGCGTCTTCCGGTCAAGCCGCTTCGCGGTCAGCGTTGCCGTTACTCAGGCGTTCGCCCGCAAACCAGCGGTTTTGGTCATTCATACATCGCTGACTCGCCGCCGTGGACCATCCGTGACCCGCCGCGCAATCCCCGGCCATCGCGACGCACTGAGATCGAAGGCCTGCGACTTCGTCCAGCCGGGGGCTCGGGCGCCCTAAACGAAGGCAATGACGTGGCGGACTCGGCAGCCGGCTGGCGGCCGGTGGCCGCGTCAAGCGCGCCATGGATGGCGCGCGCCCGAGTCAAGGCAGGATGCCTTGCCGAGGGGGGAGCGGCTTCCGGTCGCCAGGCGGTTGCCCACCCGGAGTGGAACCTCCGTCCTCCACACTCGGAGATAAGTGTTTATCCCGTCGTTCAAGCAGATATAGGTGATTAGCATGCGCTGGAATTCAATCAGCGCAATCCTCGATCACCCCTGTTCTTCTAGAACGGCGTTGGGCAATGCAGGCGCAGCGGTGCGCCGGTGGCGGGGTGGGGGAGCTCGAGCGATTCGGCGTGCAGCAGCAGGCGCGGGGCGCGGCGCTGTGCAGGCTCGGACGCGTACAGCGGATCGCCGAGAATCGGATGGCCGATCGCCTGCAGATGAACGCGCAGTTGGTGACTACGCCCGGTCACCGGCATCAGCACCAGGCGGGCGACCGGTGCGCCGTCGGCGGCGGTCTCGCGCCGCAGCACCCGCCAGCGCGTCAGCGCCGGCTTGCCGTCGACCGGATCGATCTTCTGCCGGGGCCGCTCCGGCCAGTCGACCAACAGCGGCAGGTCGATCTCGCCGGCCTCCTCGGTCGGCCAGCCGTCGACGACCGCGATGTAGCGCTTCTCGACCCGACGCCCCTCGAACGCCGCCCCGAGCGCGCGCTGCGCCTCCACGCCCCGGGCCAGCAGCATCAGCCCGGAGGTCGCCATGTCCAGCCGGTGCACGACCCGCGCGTCGGGCCACTGCGCGCGGGCACGGGTGGCCATACTGTCCTGCTTGTCTGGCCCGCGGCCGGGCACCGACAGCAGCCCGGCAGGCTTGTCGAAAGCCAGCACGTGGTCGTCGCCGTAGAGCTGGCGCAGGCAGTCCGGCACGACGTCCGGATGCGCGATGTCGAGGGCTGTCGCCGCCATGGGATCAGGCCAGTTCGGTGAGCCAGTCGCGCGGGCGCAGGTAGTCGGCCAGCCGCGCCTCGGCGCTGTCGGCCTCGGGCGTGTAGCCGTATTCCCAGCGCACGCGCGGCGGCAGGCTCATCAGGATCGATTCGGCGCGCCCGCCCGACTGCAGCCCGAACAGCGTGCCGCGGTCGTAGACCAGGTTGAACTCGACGTAACGGCCGCGGCGATAGAGCTGGAACTCCCGCTCGCGCTCGCCATAGGGCGTGTCGCGGCGTCGTGCGACGATCGGCAAGTAGGCATCGAGGAAGCCATCGCCGACGGCCCGCATGTAGGCGAACTCGTGCTCGAAATCGCCGTGCTGGTCGTCGAAGAACAAGCCGCCCACGCCCCGCGTCTCGGCACGGTGGCCGAGGAAGAAGTACTGGTCGCACCAGCGCTTGTGGGCCTCGTAGCGTTCCTGACCGCCGAACGGTTCGCACAGCGCCCGCGCGGTGCGGTGCCAGTGCGCGATGTCCTCGTCGACCGGGTAGAACGGCGTCAGATCGAACCCGCCGCCGAACCACCAGGCCACCACTTCGCCGTCGCGCATCGCGCGGAAATGGCGCACGTTGGCGTGGGTCGTGGGCAGGTGCGGGTTGCGCGGGTGGAACACCAGCGACACGCCGGTGGCGCGCCACGACGCGCCGGCCAGTTCCGGCCGGTGGGTGCTGGCCGAGGGCGGCAGCCGGGTCCCGCTGACGTCGGAGAAGCCGATGCCGGCCTGCTCGAACACCGCGCCATCGCGGAGCACCCGGGTTCTGCCGCCACCGCCTTCGGCGCGCTGCCACAGGTCCTCGGCGAACCGGGCCTGGCCGTCGGCCTGCTCGATTGCGGCGCAGATGCGGTCCTGCAGCCCGGTGAGATAGTCCCGGACCGTGTCGAAAGTGTCGTTCATCCGGGGCATTGTAGGTGCGTCGTCCCGGTCGGCATTGATCCGGGTCAATCCCCGCTGGCCGGCGCGTACGCCCGGTGCCACTGTTGCAGCCGAGCCGCGAGCGCCTCGGCGCTCAGGCCGTAGGTATCGGGCAGGGCGCCGTGGAAGCCGCTCAGGCCGCGATTGACCTGCCGCAAACGCGCGCCGCGATCGACGTGCGGGGCGAAGTCCAGCCCGACGACCGGGTGCAGGCCGACCCGGGTGGTGCCGAATCGGGCGATGTCGGTCCAGGCCAGGCGCGTGGTCCTGAACAGCGCACGCACCTCGAGCCCGCGGGCGTCGAGCCGCAAGTGGTGGGCGCCGGGCAGCAGCCCGGCAAGCGCCAACAGTGCGCAGGCCCCGAATATCCCGCCCAGGCTCCAGGCGACCGCGGGCTGCCGGCCGCCGATCGCGATCGCCAGCCCGACCAGCGCCAGCGACACCGCCAGCAGCGCCAACCGCTTCCACGGCGCCGGCCGCAACAGTTCGACCGCCGGCAGCGGCGCAGGCGTCACTTGAGCGTGCGTTCGAACAGCTCGTGGATGCGGCGGTACTGGTCGTACCACGAGGCCGGATGCTGGTAGGCGTGCCGCTCGAGCGGGTAGCTCGCCAGTTCCCACTTGTCCTTGCGCAGCTCGATCAGGCGCTGGGCCATCATCACCGAGTCCTTGTAGAACACGTTGTCGTCGATCATGCCGTGGGCGATCAGCAGGTGGTCCTGCAGGCGGTCGGCGTATTCGATCGGCGAGGACTTCAGATAGGCCTCCGGATCGATCTCGGGCGTGTT
This genomic window contains:
- a CDS encoding RNA pseudouridine synthase; amino-acid sequence: MAATALDIAHPDVVPDCLRQLYGDDHVLAFDKPAGLLSVPGRGPDKQDSMATRARAQWPDARVVHRLDMATSGLMLLARGVEAQRALGAAFEGRRVEKRYIAVVDGWPTEEAGEIDLPLLVDWPERPRQKIDPVDGKPALTRWRVLRRETAADGAPVARLVLMPVTGRSHQLRVHLQAIGHPILGDPLYASEPAQRRAPRLLLHAESLELPHPATGAPLRLHCPTPF
- a CDS encoding coproporphyrinogen III oxidase, producing MNDTFDTVRDYLTGLQDRICAAIEQADGQARFAEDLWQRAEGGGGRTRVLRDGAVFEQAGIGFSDVSGTRLPPSASTHRPELAGASWRATGVSLVFHPRNPHLPTTHANVRHFRAMRDGEVVAWWFGGGFDLTPFYPVDEDIAHWHRTARALCEPFGGQERYEAHKRWCDQYFFLGHRAETRGVGGLFFDDQHGDFEHEFAYMRAVGDGFLDAYLPIVARRRDTPYGEREREFQLYRRGRYVEFNLVYDRGTLFGLQSGGRAESILMSLPPRVRWEYGYTPEADSAEARLADYLRPRDWLTELA